A single region of the Acidithiobacillus acidisediminis genome encodes:
- a CDS encoding CsoS2 family carboxysome shell protein, translating into MSEVSASGHLRGRALAQEKRRQQAVRKQDGKISRTASVPTAPKSDTPVAKAATAVVAPEVHPENQVQRSRGREAALAHRAMRCSGAQCWSDPEQRRPRRRGQRPSDGITPSSAQSVSSSAAEQAPALIPGVEEEFLDSVCDIAETQPEAFAWRGSSVRRLCQARRQTLAQKGKSALTVMRGLSSAAARLRYMENGSTREFARLRREEQAQQGRGRLPAAKGAGQARAEKHRVPQKVEAGTTLAGSTVTGTQVERQKAVTGNEAGSCRAITGTEYVGSEQFDRFCGTRPEANAPKVAVTSTSGRQAVSGTQVGRSTSVTGDEAGSCSAVTGTEYLSSEGFQSFCNTALTQRPAKVVTGSTQKNALPVTGSDESRTNRVTGYEAGAQRSITGSQYWDAGVAKMTINGAPSKVAETHTFAGRMVSGMAVDSSMKITGLEAGECRQLTGTEYLSLENYQGMCNAKPAAAPAKVGVVATDRGQRVTGNLVDRSEKVTGNEPGSCQRVTGTGYNSAGLCGGGVDKVQSMSSLAGSVITGTGMDHRPKMTGDEHGGCWPVTGIEYHGQEHYAHCASTPQPEAAKVAVSRTAKGQWVSGPPMEPADHVTGNEAGADLAVSGTPYAGEVMEAAPAAPAVQQGNSCACDSCAYKQQALAKEAATAASQRFVPVAPVAPSVLAPVAPHDFSIVPPARQGRGRITGNAFDQGGRVTGPVNLARGLITGTPEFRSRDVQPAAAMPMPVAAASEEGAETLAPERGAWQITGDDWSRNERVTGTEGAWAQGRNPTQRGAVRSCVMSAAQNRNQALAAPVGDSKVTGSSGSARKGAAVTYSGGARG; encoded by the coding sequence ATGTCTGAAGTATCTGCATCCGGTCACTTGCGTGGTCGGGCTTTGGCGCAGGAGAAACGGCGCCAGCAGGCCGTGCGCAAGCAAGACGGCAAGATCAGTAGAACGGCGTCCGTGCCTACTGCGCCAAAGTCTGATACTCCGGTGGCGAAGGCTGCAACGGCAGTCGTCGCGCCCGAGGTGCATCCAGAAAATCAGGTCCAACGCAGTCGCGGCCGCGAGGCCGCCTTGGCCCATCGGGCCATGCGTTGTTCCGGTGCCCAGTGTTGGTCAGATCCCGAGCAGCGCCGTCCGCGGCGCCGTGGCCAGCGCCCCAGTGATGGCATTACGCCATCTTCCGCCCAGTCGGTCAGTTCGTCCGCCGCGGAGCAGGCCCCAGCCTTGATTCCCGGGGTGGAAGAGGAATTCCTCGATTCTGTATGTGATATCGCAGAAACCCAACCCGAGGCCTTTGCCTGGCGGGGTTCTTCGGTGCGGCGCCTGTGTCAGGCGCGGCGTCAGACCCTGGCCCAAAAGGGCAAGTCGGCCCTGACGGTCATGCGCGGTTTGAGTTCAGCAGCGGCCCGGTTGCGCTATATGGAAAATGGCAGTACCCGGGAATTCGCTCGCCTGCGTCGCGAAGAGCAGGCCCAACAGGGGCGTGGGCGTTTGCCTGCGGCCAAGGGGGCTGGTCAGGCACGGGCTGAGAAGCATCGGGTGCCACAAAAGGTCGAAGCGGGAACGACCCTCGCTGGGTCGACGGTCACCGGTACCCAGGTAGAGCGGCAAAAGGCAGTGACCGGGAATGAGGCGGGCAGTTGCCGAGCCATCACTGGCACCGAGTATGTGGGCAGTGAGCAGTTTGATCGCTTCTGCGGCACCCGGCCCGAGGCCAATGCGCCCAAGGTGGCGGTAACTAGTACCTCTGGGCGTCAGGCAGTCTCCGGAACCCAGGTGGGTCGCTCGACTTCCGTGACCGGAGATGAAGCTGGGTCCTGTAGTGCTGTTACCGGAACCGAATACCTCAGCAGTGAAGGTTTCCAAAGTTTCTGTAATACGGCACTGACCCAGCGCCCTGCCAAGGTGGTGACGGGCAGCACTCAGAAGAATGCCTTGCCCGTGACTGGTAGCGACGAATCCCGTACCAATCGGGTGACTGGCTACGAAGCGGGCGCCCAGCGCAGCATCACGGGTTCCCAGTACTGGGACGCTGGGGTGGCCAAGATGACCATCAATGGGGCACCGAGCAAGGTGGCAGAAACCCATACCTTTGCCGGACGCATGGTGTCCGGCATGGCGGTGGATAGCAGTATGAAGATCACCGGTCTCGAAGCCGGAGAGTGCCGCCAGTTGACGGGCACGGAATACCTGAGCCTCGAGAACTATCAGGGTATGTGCAACGCCAAGCCCGCAGCGGCACCAGCCAAGGTGGGTGTAGTAGCGACGGATCGCGGCCAGCGGGTAACGGGCAATCTGGTGGATCGTTCGGAAAAGGTGACCGGTAACGAGCCCGGCTCCTGCCAGCGGGTAACGGGTACCGGGTACAACAGCGCTGGCCTGTGCGGTGGCGGTGTCGACAAGGTGCAAAGCATGAGCAGTTTGGCCGGTTCGGTCATTACGGGCACGGGGATGGATCACCGCCCAAAAATGACCGGTGACGAGCACGGAGGGTGCTGGCCCGTCACCGGAATTGAATATCATGGGCAGGAGCACTATGCCCACTGCGCGAGCACCCCGCAGCCAGAAGCAGCCAAAGTCGCGGTCAGTCGGACGGCAAAAGGGCAGTGGGTCAGTGGCCCTCCCATGGAGCCAGCCGATCACGTCACCGGTAATGAAGCGGGAGCGGACCTGGCAGTCTCGGGAACGCCCTACGCGGGAGAGGTGATGGAGGCTGCGCCAGCAGCACCTGCTGTCCAGCAGGGCAACTCATGTGCCTGTGACAGCTGTGCCTATAAGCAGCAGGCCCTGGCCAAGGAGGCCGCGACGGCAGCCAGCCAACGGTTCGTACCGGTCGCTCCCGTGGCTCCGTCCGTGCTGGCGCCCGTTGCACCCCACGACTTCAGTATTGTGCCGCCCGCACGGCAGGGGCGTGGTCGAATCACGGGCAATGCCTTTGACCAAGGCGGTCGCGTCACTGGGCCCGTCAACCTGGCACGTGGCCTGATTACCGGCACACCGGAGTTCCGCAGCCGCGACGTGCAGCCGGCGGCGGCCATGCCGATGCCCGTAGCAGCAGCCTCAGAGGAAGGGGCAGAAACGCTTGCTCCGGAGCGTGGCGCATGGCAGATCACCGGGGATGACTGGAGTCGCAATGAGCGCGTCACAGGTACCGAAGGGGCCTGGGCCCAGGGGCGTAATCCGACCCAGCGGGGAGCGGTTCGCTCTTGCGTCATGAGTGCCGCTCAGAATCGCAATCAGGCTCTGGCGGCACCGGTGGGCGATTCCAAGGTAACGGGTAGCAGCGGGAGTGCTCGTAAGGGCGCGGCTGTGACCTACTCTGGCGGCGCGCGGGGCTGA
- a CDS encoding carboxysome shell carbonic anhydrase: protein MDTRKKTRYLRQSAPPAVAAMPMAQRFSAHAGVQAPLNAAGEAAVHPACSTLPYRSCHHALSNRQENDRLAQCEEGIKSRFDAIIPLLQDLAARGLGPGYVEEAQRLAQERLGFVLPEALLENAWVRGLDMRALFAHATFSALELGVERFARRIREELQAGENIDATLVECGFHAVNISACADGRLKGLFPYILRLPAGDLLRRSAFAGTLFDIEKDVEDWQATELRRFREGFPTTADVPSRYLKVAVYHGSSLDPTHQGCAAHGSNESQALEAALQRLQDFRDAIENAFCCGASTDILLIGVDTDTDAIRIHVPDAKGNLSAYRYVDNAQLYRQTLEMDGDRARLAVYEAIRSAAETSGWGQGEGMPHDGMRRLIATLLIKNLSQIEYVAERVGGWHPDRGHGERFISAGDGFQELQVRNLAYYARLDTVEEGAADLDVGIKIFKHLNIERQLPIPMALHYRYDSRVPGNRERVVAKLQRVAAAIRQRYAQLDQGGWLYLHGSVQDMPLGSVLEEVVLT, encoded by the coding sequence ATGGACACACGCAAAAAGACGCGATACTTGCGGCAAAGCGCTCCGCCTGCGGTGGCGGCGATGCCCATGGCGCAACGTTTTTCTGCCCATGCCGGGGTGCAAGCACCCCTCAACGCCGCCGGTGAAGCGGCAGTGCACCCAGCGTGTAGTACCTTGCCGTATCGCTCTTGCCATCATGCGCTGAGCAACCGGCAGGAGAATGATCGTCTGGCTCAGTGCGAAGAGGGTATCAAGAGTCGCTTCGATGCCATCATCCCGCTCTTGCAGGATCTGGCGGCGCGGGGGCTGGGGCCGGGCTACGTCGAGGAGGCACAGCGTCTGGCCCAAGAACGGCTCGGCTTTGTGCTGCCGGAAGCACTGCTGGAAAACGCCTGGGTACGGGGGTTGGACATGCGGGCGTTGTTCGCCCACGCGACCTTCTCGGCCCTGGAGCTGGGGGTGGAACGCTTCGCACGGCGCATCCGTGAGGAGTTGCAGGCCGGCGAGAATATCGATGCGACACTCGTGGAATGTGGTTTCCATGCGGTCAATATTTCGGCCTGCGCCGATGGTCGTTTGAAAGGCTTGTTTCCCTATATCTTGCGTCTCCCGGCGGGGGATTTGCTGCGGCGTAGCGCCTTCGCCGGCACGCTCTTTGATATCGAGAAAGATGTGGAGGACTGGCAAGCGACGGAGTTGCGGCGCTTTCGGGAGGGTTTTCCGACCACAGCTGACGTCCCCAGCCGCTATCTGAAGGTGGCGGTGTACCACGGCAGTTCTCTGGACCCGACCCATCAAGGTTGTGCAGCCCACGGGAGTAACGAGAGTCAGGCCCTGGAGGCCGCGCTGCAACGCCTGCAGGACTTCCGAGACGCCATCGAAAATGCGTTTTGTTGTGGAGCCAGTACCGATATTCTCTTGATTGGTGTCGATACAGATACGGATGCGATCCGCATCCATGTGCCCGATGCCAAAGGCAATCTCAGCGCGTATCGCTATGTCGACAATGCCCAATTATATCGGCAGACCCTGGAAATGGATGGGGATCGCGCCCGTTTGGCGGTCTACGAAGCCATCCGGTCCGCCGCCGAGACCAGCGGCTGGGGGCAAGGGGAGGGAATGCCCCATGACGGCATGCGCCGGCTGATCGCCACCCTGCTGATCAAGAATCTGAGCCAGATCGAGTACGTTGCTGAGAGGGTGGGTGGTTGGCATCCGGATCGAGGGCACGGAGAGCGCTTCATCAGCGCCGGAGACGGCTTTCAGGAATTGCAGGTGCGTAACCTGGCCTACTACGCCCGCCTGGATACGGTGGAGGAGGGCGCCGCTGACCTCGACGTGGGGATCAAGATTTTCAAGCACCTCAATATAGAGCGGCAGTTGCCCATTCCTATGGCTCTGCATTATCGCTATGACTCCCGGGTACCCGGCAATCGCGAGCGCGTTGTGGCTAAGTTACAGCGTGTTGCGGCGGCGATCAGGCAGCGCTATGCGCAACTGGATCAGGGCGGTTGGTTGTATCTACATGGCAGTGTACAGGACATGCCTCTGGGTAGTGTGTTGGAGGAGGTGGTTTTGACATGA
- a CDS encoding carboxysome peptide A encodes MRIMRVEKTLVSTNRIAEMGHRPLLVVQEKEGGTRSVAVDSVGCIPGDWVICVGSSAAREAAGSKDYPSDLTIIGIIDNWNPA; translated from the coding sequence ATGAGAATCATGCGGGTGGAAAAGACATTGGTTTCTACCAATCGGATTGCCGAAATGGGGCATCGTCCCTTGCTCGTGGTGCAGGAAAAGGAAGGTGGTACCCGCTCGGTGGCGGTTGATTCGGTGGGCTGTATCCCGGGCGATTGGGTGATCTGTGTGGGGTCATCGGCGGCGCGGGAGGCCGCGGGATCGAAAGACTATCCCTCGGATCTCACCATCATCGGCATCATCGATAACTGGAACCCAGCCTGA
- a CDS encoding carboxysome peptide B: MRVQADLVTTRRIPGLKQASLRVLQDATGRTVVATDPVGVPEGKWVFTVSGSAARYAQGDFEVLTDLTIGGIIDFWEP, from the coding sequence ATGCGCGTACAGGCCGATCTGGTGACCACGCGGAGGATCCCGGGGCTCAAGCAGGCCTCCCTGCGTGTCCTCCAGGATGCGACGGGAAGGACCGTCGTTGCGACAGATCCGGTGGGGGTCCCGGAGGGGAAGTGGGTCTTTACGGTTTCTGGCTCTGCGGCGCGGTATGCCCAGGGCGATTTCGAGGTCCTCACCGACCTCACCATTGGTGGCATCATCGATTTTTGGGAACCTTGA
- a CDS encoding BMC domain-containing protein — MADVTGIALGMIETRGLVPAIEAADAMTKAAEVRLIGRQFVGGGYVTVLVRGETGAVNAAVRAGADACERVGDGLVAAHIIARVHSEVENILPKAPTA; from the coding sequence ATGGCAGACGTAACGGGTATTGCTCTGGGAATGATCGAAACGCGGGGGTTGGTGCCGGCGATTGAAGCGGCGGACGCCATGACCAAGGCCGCAGAAGTGCGCTTGATTGGCCGTCAGTTCGTGGGTGGTGGTTATGTGACCGTCCTCGTCCGTGGCGAGACGGGTGCCGTCAACGCGGCGGTGCGTGCCGGTGCGGACGCCTGCGAGCGGGTGGGTGACGGCCTGGTAGCCGCGCACATCATCGCGCGCGTGCATTCGGAAGTGGAAAACATCCTGCCCAAGGCCCCCACCGCCTAA
- a CDS encoding BMC domain-containing protein — MADVTGIALGMIETRGLVPAIEAADAMTKAAEVRLIGRQFVGGGYVTVLVRGETGAVNAAVRAGADACERVGDGLVAAHIIARVHSEVENILPKAPTA; from the coding sequence ATGGCAGATGTAACGGGTATTGCGTTGGGGATGATCGAAACGCGGGGTTTGGTGCCGGCGATTGAAGCGGCAGACGCCATGACCAAGGCCGCAGAAGTGCGCCTGATCGGCCGTCAGTTCGTGGGCGGTGGTTACGTGACGGTGTTGGTGCGCGGTGAGACGGGCGCCGTCAACGCAGCGGTACGTGCCGGTGCGGACGCCTGCGAGCGGGTGGGTGACGGTCTGGTTGCCGCCCACATCATCGCCCGGGTGCACTCCGAGGTAGAGAACATCCTGCCCAAGGCCCCCACGGCCTGA
- a CDS encoding BMC domain-containing protein, whose amino-acid sequence MAAVTGIALGMIETRGLVPAIEAADAMTKAAEVRLIGRQFVGGGYVTVLVRGETGAVNAAVRAGADACERVGDGLVAAHIIARVHSEVENILPTAPTADGGGRDGEVSTVQS is encoded by the coding sequence ATGGCAGCAGTAACAGGTATTGCGTTGGGGATGATCGAGACCCGGGGTCTAGTGCCAGCCATTGAAGCGGCGGACGCCATGACCAAGGCCGCAGAAGTGCGCCTGATCGGCCGGCAGTTCGTGGGCGGTGGTTACGTGACGGTGTTGGTGCGCGGTGAGACGGGCGCCGTCAACGCAGCGGTACGTGCCGGTGCGGACGCCTGCGAGCGGGTTGGGGACGGCTTGGTCGCCGCCCATATCATTGCCCGGGTGCACTCTGAGGTAGAGAACATCCTGCCAACGGCCCCCACGGCAGATGGCGGTGGTCGCGATGGCGAAGTCAGTACGGTACAGAGCTAA
- a CDS encoding ferritin-like domain-containing protein has translation MRPHPRVVGFLGQALNHEFLAVQQYLVQSRLCRLWGWQDWADSFAKESREELEHAGMLSDQLLRSGVAPSAGSLRPSRPGRDLREMLEQDLAIEWSAVELYAEALGFSRRVRDDQAAGLFAQLLEDEQGHLAHLQETIASMTGAAHGG, from the coding sequence TTGCGACCTCATCCCCGCGTCGTTGGCTTCCTCGGTCAAGCGCTGAATCACGAGTTCCTGGCAGTACAGCAGTATCTCGTGCAGTCCCGCCTCTGTCGTCTTTGGGGTTGGCAGGACTGGGCGGACAGCTTTGCCAAGGAGTCCCGGGAGGAACTCGAGCATGCAGGCATGTTGAGCGATCAACTGCTGCGTTCTGGGGTGGCGCCCAGTGCCGGGAGTCTGCGCCCGTCGCGGCCGGGCAGGGATTTGCGGGAGATGCTCGAGCAAGACCTGGCGATCGAGTGGTCGGCGGTGGAACTCTATGCTGAGGCCCTCGGTTTCAGCCGCAGGGTGCGGGACGATCAGGCGGCAGGGCTCTTCGCGCAGTTACTCGAAGATGAGCAAGGCCATCTAGCACATCTGCAGGAAACCATCGCCTCCATGACCGGAGCGGCCCATGGCGGATGA
- a CDS encoding 4a-hydroxytetrahydrobiopterin dehydratase, translated as MADDATLSCPEGWEERKRPLAWSRRFRFADYAATRAFLDRLSELSEATGYYPDLNFARDYAVVAVQFEGDLVDPRLAAFAHAAQAAYAATVE; from the coding sequence ATGGCGGATGACGCGACACTCTCCTGCCCCGAAGGCTGGGAAGAGCGGAAACGGCCCTTGGCTTGGAGCCGACGCTTCCGCTTTGCGGACTACGCCGCGACGCGGGCGTTTTTGGATCGCCTGAGCGAGCTGTCGGAGGCGACGGGGTATTATCCTGATCTCAATTTTGCCCGGGATTACGCGGTGGTTGCGGTGCAGTTTGAGGGCGATCTCGTCGATCCGCGACTCGCCGCCTTCGCCCACGCCGCCCAGGCGGCCTACGCGGCAACGGTCGAGTAA
- the parA gene encoding ParA family partition ATPase: MASRRIVLFNAKGGCGKTTLAWNLAAGLAQRGSTLLLDADPQGSLGRWAEWSEAEGEGMTVAGSHLLDGDLATLKQPYVVVDCPPALEAQETQKALVQAHMVLVPVLPSPLDLWASQRSVEAIQAILQQRKSVRAALVLNQAEGRSALSRAAEHAIATLGLPVLSVQVARRAIYRNAAVEGKSVYQMGKRGTAAVAEIEELIEEVLK, encoded by the coding sequence ATGGCCTCGCGGCGCATCGTGCTGTTCAATGCCAAGGGCGGTTGCGGTAAGACCACTTTGGCCTGGAACCTGGCTGCTGGACTGGCGCAGCGGGGCAGTACCCTGCTGCTGGACGCCGATCCCCAGGGTAGCCTGGGGCGCTGGGCCGAATGGAGTGAGGCCGAGGGCGAGGGGATGACGGTGGCCGGATCCCACTTGCTCGACGGCGATCTGGCCACCCTCAAGCAGCCCTACGTGGTAGTGGATTGCCCCCCGGCGCTTGAGGCGCAGGAGACCCAGAAGGCCCTTGTCCAGGCCCATATGGTGCTGGTGCCCGTGCTGCCGTCGCCCTTGGATCTCTGGGCCAGCCAGCGGAGTGTCGAGGCCATTCAGGCGATCCTGCAGCAGCGCAAGTCCGTGCGGGCGGCGCTGGTGCTGAATCAGGCCGAGGGACGCAGTGCCCTGTCTCGGGCGGCGGAACATGCCATTGCCACCCTGGGCCTGCCGGTGCTTTCGGTGCAGGTTGCCCGTCGGGCGATCTATCGGAATGCGGCGGTCGAGGGCAAGAGTGTCTATCAGATGGGCAAGCGGGGCACGGCGGCGGTTGCGGAAATCGAGGAACTCATCGAGGAGGTGCTGAAATGA
- a CDS encoding nitric oxide reductase activation protein NorD: protein MAILLTDYPDVLEALGEDASQVLEANWHEAARIFSKRGLEAYLEGARSLKSLGRGVDLVLSFIEAGPHVAREIGEQAVFEMLSTAIRMFSKTSAEVLDLFFSTAPTVAQRLGEIDLFRGYLLLIDQLLAQAPRGVRPMLGKIEVLLEQMTLGGLRRWAAWGISAYRNDFVAQAEFFGLETPQALAVLQQEHRGVLFVDVQRRLNMYLRALWGRDFFLRPTSGDYESRTGYQPYIEDYFLFVPDAYDDVVVDETDKVPALEVYRAAVAHAAAHVAESQFDLRFELATPLKKLWIGVLEDARIEALAGKKFPGLLPLWQRLSRSEAVRNPQTEVRLGELAERAAYALMEEGYSDAHPLVAQARALFPPVLAAEEDTYGVLLSAAETLAELSKELGLEFSAQKDQPRSPYRDDNRYLWTPAAGAGNVDILSGGQPQVRKYVNLMEMINAVDVEFAGDDAQEIWILATELYDDDGKTFNEKEGKEPVAQPVSYSEWDYQTQLERPLWTTVYEKRPKMGDPAEIDEMLLRNKPLVQKIGKMIEAIQPQGVVRTRKVEDGDDIDINAAILAMTDIRMGQQPDPRIGIRTRLHIRDLSVMLLIDLSESTNDKLRSRSEGDVTVLQLAREAAVLLAGALDRIGDPFMLCGFDSNGRHDVEFYTFKAFEAEYDEKVKGRLAGMSGKLSTRMGAALRHAGHLLDQHPSQKKLLILLTDGEPADNDVRDPQYLRFDTKRAVEELARKGIRTFCLSLDPYADEYVSRIFGQRNYLVLDHVDSLPQKLPQLYISMTK from the coding sequence ATGGCTATATTGCTGACAGACTATCCCGACGTACTCGAAGCGCTTGGCGAGGATGCCAGCCAAGTGCTCGAGGCGAACTGGCATGAGGCTGCGCGGATCTTCAGCAAGCGCGGGCTCGAGGCCTATCTGGAAGGGGCGCGCAGCCTGAAGTCCCTGGGGCGGGGCGTGGACCTCGTGCTCAGCTTCATCGAGGCAGGGCCCCATGTGGCACGGGAGATTGGTGAGCAGGCGGTATTCGAGATGCTCTCCACAGCCATCCGCATGTTTTCCAAGACCAGTGCCGAGGTCCTGGACCTATTCTTTTCCACTGCCCCTACCGTCGCCCAGCGCTTGGGCGAGATCGACCTGTTTCGCGGTTATCTCCTCCTCATTGACCAACTGCTGGCCCAGGCACCCCGCGGTGTGCGCCCCATGCTGGGCAAGATCGAGGTATTGCTGGAACAGATGACCCTGGGTGGTCTGCGTCGCTGGGCGGCGTGGGGGATTTCTGCCTACCGCAATGACTTTGTCGCCCAGGCAGAGTTTTTTGGCCTGGAAACCCCTCAGGCCCTGGCGGTTCTGCAGCAAGAGCACCGTGGTGTCCTCTTCGTCGATGTGCAACGCCGCCTCAATATGTATCTGCGCGCCCTGTGGGGGCGAGATTTCTTCTTGCGCCCCACCTCGGGGGATTACGAGAGCCGCACCGGCTATCAACCGTACATCGAAGACTATTTCCTCTTCGTACCCGATGCCTACGATGATGTGGTCGTTGACGAGACGGACAAGGTGCCGGCCCTCGAGGTCTATCGCGCGGCGGTGGCCCACGCGGCGGCCCATGTGGCGGAATCCCAGTTTGACCTGCGTTTTGAGCTCGCGACGCCGCTGAAAAAACTGTGGATCGGCGTGCTGGAAGACGCCCGGATCGAGGCTTTGGCGGGCAAGAAATTCCCTGGATTGCTGCCCCTCTGGCAGCGTCTGAGCCGCAGCGAGGCGGTGCGTAATCCCCAGACAGAGGTCCGCCTCGGTGAACTGGCCGAGCGCGCCGCCTACGCCCTGATGGAAGAGGGGTACAGCGATGCCCATCCCTTGGTCGCCCAGGCGCGGGCCCTCTTTCCGCCCGTGCTGGCGGCCGAGGAGGATACCTACGGTGTCCTCCTGAGCGCAGCAGAGACCCTGGCCGAGCTGAGTAAGGAGCTCGGGCTGGAGTTTTCGGCCCAGAAGGATCAGCCGCGCAGCCCCTATCGCGATGATAATCGCTATCTGTGGACGCCTGCTGCCGGGGCGGGCAACGTCGACATCCTCAGCGGTGGTCAGCCCCAAGTACGCAAGTACGTGAACCTGATGGAGATGATCAACGCCGTGGATGTGGAGTTTGCCGGCGATGACGCCCAGGAAATCTGGATCCTTGCGACGGAGCTCTATGATGATGACGGCAAGACCTTCAACGAAAAGGAAGGCAAGGAGCCCGTCGCCCAACCCGTGAGTTATTCCGAGTGGGACTATCAGACCCAGTTGGAGCGCCCTCTCTGGACCACGGTCTACGAAAAGCGCCCGAAGATGGGCGACCCGGCCGAAATCGACGAGATGCTGCTACGCAACAAACCCTTGGTACAGAAGATCGGCAAGATGATCGAGGCGATCCAGCCCCAGGGGGTAGTACGCACGCGCAAGGTGGAGGACGGCGATGACATCGATATCAACGCCGCCATCCTCGCCATGACTGATATCCGCATGGGACAGCAGCCGGACCCGCGCATTGGCATCCGCACCCGCCTGCATATCCGGGATCTGTCGGTGATGTTGCTCATTGATCTCTCAGAATCCACCAATGACAAACTGCGCTCCCGCAGCGAGGGGGATGTCACGGTCCTGCAGTTGGCGCGGGAAGCGGCGGTATTGCTGGCCGGTGCCCTGGATCGGATTGGTGATCCCTTTATGCTCTGCGGGTTCGACTCCAACGGCCGTCATGATGTGGAGTTCTATACCTTCAAGGCCTTTGAGGCGGAATATGACGAGAAGGTGAAAGGGCGCCTGGCGGGCATGAGCGGCAAGCTCTCTACCCGGATGGGCGCGGCCCTGCGCCACGCCGGCCACTTGCTGGATCAGCACCCCAGTCAGAAAAAATTATTGATCCTGCTCACCGATGGCGAGCCGGCGGATAACGACGTGCGCGATCCTCAGTACCTGCGCTTCGATACCAAACG